One Osmerus eperlanus chromosome 2, fOsmEpe2.1, whole genome shotgun sequence genomic window, GTTTTGGTTACAGTAGGAATACCTAAATACGAATGAAAAGTAAGACAGAATACACGAACAGATAAAAGGCCATCGCTGATCTATTgcttgtgatgaacataagctCAGAATAAATCTCTGATTACTCTCAAACATGATTCAGCTGTTTAGGACAGgcatggacaaacacactgGCAGAAGCTATTCGTCATGAAACTCAAATGCCAATCTGACTGCTGACAGACAGGCGGAAGCCAGAAAcaggccctccctctctctctaacctgctCTCCACGCTCTTCCTTCCCTGCAATTCCGAGGATTACGAGACGAAAGTCCATCAATAATTCTTGTTTTGAAAGAGCCAGCAAACTCATTAAATATTAACACAGCGTCCTTGGCCTTCCTGGATGCATATGATTAGCATTCGCATTTTCATTTAAGACCAACTGTCGGACGTTAAGAAGTAGAGTACATTAGAAACAAtgggaaagaaggaaaaaagaaagaaaacttaAACAATTCTTCTTTGCGTTTGTTACTTTTTAATTACCTGTGTTATCCTGCTGAGGCAGCAGGGGAGTGTGTGGCAGCAGATAACACGAGCTGACGAAGCCTCTGCACCACGTCAGGGGGACCTGAGCTTGTCAACAGAGACGAGCAACTACCTCCAATTAGTGAGCCTGGGGTTTGAACAGGTTGTGTCGTACTGAAGCGATCTCCAAGCGTGCTTCTGGAGAGCCGTCTTCCTCATTTGCTCAGGCCCTGGGGGCCCTGCCAAGCGAAATGGCAGGAACTGGCCCTTTGCACTCGTGATACCCTTTAATCTCAAAAGTTTTATTTTGAATTGGAATGTGCCTTTATCAGATCCTAGGTGCCTTTATCAAATCCCAAGCCTAGATCCCAGACCTCACTACTAGGTCCAGATCCCAGATCTACATACCAGGCCCAGATCCCAGACCTAACTACCAGGTCCAGATCCCAGATCTACATACCTGGCCCAGATCCCAGACCTTACAACTAGGCCCAGATCCCAGATCTACATACCAGGCCCAGATCCAAGACCTAACTACCAGGCCCAGATCCCAGACCTAATTAACACGCCTAGATCCCAGACCTAACTACCAGGCCCAGATCCCAGACCAAACTACCAGGCCCAGATCCCAGATCTGGAGGAATGTATACCTGCAGCTGTGATGTCGGCGTGTTTGATATTCCAGCCTGTTTCCAGTCCTCAGGCGGCTGTCCTCCTGCCTCAGCGCCCGCACAGAGGACATGTTTACCAGTCTGATCTGGTTATCAATAAGTCAGCTCCTCCCACTGTGTCTGATAGAGCTTGTCAAGTTCCTACTGACACCAAGCACCACTGCTGTGAATTATGGAAAAGCGTTGATGGGTGAAATATGAACATCAATCTtgttctcctcctgtctgtagAATAAATTACTTTTTAGAAGTTGGGCTGTGCCATGTTTGAAGGCATGTACTTTAGTTCAGGCTGTGTGCTTGGTTCTGTCTCCCTGGTGACTGACTCCAgtttcacgctctctctctctatttctttcacctccccctttctctcatcGCTTTTttactttctccctctttccgtttctttctccttctccctctatttctgcctctttctgtctctttctgtctctttctgcctctttctgcctctttctgtctctttctgcctctttctctctctttctgcctctttctgcctctttctgcctctttctgcctctttctgtctctttctgcctctttctctctctttctgtctctttctgcctctttctgtctctttctgtctctttctgcctctttctctctctttctgcctctttctgcctctttctgcctctttctgcctctttctgtctctttctgtctctttctgcctctttctctctctttctgcctctttctgACTCTTTatgcctctttctgtctctttctgcctctttctgtctctttctgcctctttctctctctttctgtctctttctgcctctttctgtctctttctgtctctttctgcctctttctctctctttctgcctctttctgcctctttctgcctctttctgtctctttctgcctctttctctctctttctgtctctttctgcctctttctgtctctttcttctcttgttccCAAGGCTGATCCAGATCAGGTCTGTGCTCAGTGTGGGAACGAGCTTCCACACATGCTAGTTGGCTTATGCCAGGAAGAATAGGAGAAAGAAAACTTAGATGTATAAAACAACACTGCTTTTCGCACTGGACAATACAATCCTGtaccatttttattttttgtaatttttgtatttttatattgtaaattactgcaacttctattttattttatattttattgtatagtgtattttaatctaattccattgctagttatgtacccttagtttgctagttatgtacccttagtatagttagtcctcatatttaaattttagattcctatatgtttattgtatgcaccttcctgccaaagcaaattccttgtatgtgcagactttcatggcgaataaaacccattctgattctgaaaacaaacagtcacagagagaggaagcaaggaaggaagggagtaaAGTTTAAAAAAATCATTAAATTAAATGTGTCCAGTGTGGAGGTCTTGAGTTTGGTGCTGGTAGGTTTGCTGATAGTGTACTTGGTGCTACAGCAGTGTGCTTTGCATCCATCCTGTTCTACTGATTATAACAAGTATGTTTCTTTACTTTCATAGGTGACAAAAGGAGCTTATTTGTCGTGGTGCTGGCCTCTCTGCAACCCAGGAAGATGTCAATAATACCACCCTGCCtagaggtgtgtgcgtgtttgtgtcggTTATTTTAATATTAACATCATAAAAACCCTACACCAACACTGTACTAAGAAACAACACCACAGAGATGTTTTATTCCAATCTGAGAAGTGTATATTGACCAATTCTACACCAAAGAGTATAAAACTATACTCTGGTCATCACTACTCTGGATTTCTAACAGTTTGGAATGTGCTGTGTAGTACTTGGCAGTTCCTCCAGAGCTGAAGCAGCATAGAAGACCTCcacccagcaccagcagcacccctccagcccagcccacgAAGATGCAGGCTCCCAGCTCCTTCTTCTGCGGAACCAGGGGGTTATAGAAGTCCTGGATCACAATGTGAGCAGACCAGCTGACGGGAATGATGAGCAGGATGCCAGCCAGCAGCAGGCCGATCCCAGCCACCAGGCTGATCTTGGGCTTGGCGCTCTCGTTCTGCACACACGTAGTAAACTCGGCTCCGGCGCACAGGAGGAGCAGGCAAAGGCAAGTGATCATGCAGCTGATGATGATCAGAGCACGGGCAGCCTGGAGGTCAGAGGACAGGACTAGTAGGGAGTCGTAGCTCTTACACTGCTGCTGGCCTGTACTCTGCACCACGCAGGTCTTCCACAGGCCGTCCTCAGTGCTCTGTGGATAAAGAGTTGCGTCAATATGCATTTTACAAGCCTTTGCATTCGTCCACACGACTGTACAACGGTCGATATTTAGTTAACTGTTTGTTACCTGGGCAGTTACGATGTTGGATCCAATGAATGACGACACTTTCCATCTTGGAACAGCACAGCACACAATGGCGCCGACGAGACCCAGGATCCCAagggccacacacacaatcttcacTCCAGCAGGTGCGGAACACTGAGTATTTATCATTCGTTGTGAAAATGTAGTTATGAAAAAAAAGTGAGGCATAATTATTGTACATGGTACAAAACACAGCAGTACGACCACATAAGCCTAGTCTCGGGTCTCAGCTCTATAGTCCTAACTCTCTGATGCAATCCCTACAGAGCCCCCGAGACAGATGTGTCTTGAggaaacaaactaacagacaCAAGAATACAGGAAGGAAAGATAATACAGGAAGGATTAAAAAGGAGAAGAGACTTTTTCACAACTCATGAGTGAAGATAGTTCAGGCAAAGCAATCGGGCAGCGCGTGTCATCACCTCATTACCACACCTGTGGTGgccagcacaagcccattgggccacgtccgataagacgGCCTTAAAAGGCCACGCGGATACGCACgcactcaccccggttgttgtatgatcagtgctgctgccatcCTCCAccgtccccttctcccccttgctgtctgtatgttctatgttttatccatcagggggattatatctctattgctgcctgcctcatatgtcatgtatgtatgcatgtatgtgtcaCATCGAGGAGGCaaggagtgcttcccttagatcatccactcggCCAAAGTCAAACCATTTCCATGTCATGGTATCAATAAATGCTAAAATCTAATAcatgattgtcttgactgaactattTTGGATTCTGAAACATGCATATCGGTACTAGTTTGCGACACATTCGATTGCT contains:
- the LOC134034129 gene encoding claudin-4-like codes for the protein MINTQCSAPAGVKIVCVALGILGLVGAIVCCAVPRWKVSSFIGSNIVTAQSTEDGLWKTCVVQSTGQQQCKSYDSLLVLSSDLQAARALIIISCMITCLCLLLLCAGAEFTTCVQNESAKPKISLVAGIGLLLAGILLIIPVSWSAHIVIQDFYNPLVPQKKELGACIFVGWAGGVLLVLGGGLLCCFSSGGTAKYYTAHSKLLEIQSSDDQSIVLYSLV